A single genomic interval of Camelina sativa cultivar DH55 chromosome 11, Cs, whole genome shotgun sequence harbors:
- the LOC104726352 gene encoding F-box protein SKIP1-like, whose amino-acid sequence MEEDRSESDWGGLAPEILINIISRLTVQELWTGPMFVRKSWLTVCRDPYLWSIFDLEPWFESYPESTHLWSPDFERKVDLMLRSVVDWSDGGLTEIRVRHCSDYALSYAADRCPNLQVLAIRSSPNVTDASMTKIAFRCRSLKEIDISYCHEISHDTLVMIGRNCPNLSTLKRNLMDWSDSSRRTGSVPTEYVDACPQDGDTEADAIGKHMINLERLEIQFSRLSVKGLASICEGCPKLEYLDLSGCVHLSSRDIANNVSRIKRLKEVKKPDVYVPRSGDVAQTERYGHWRLYDERFDIQAMRF is encoded by the exons ATGGAGGAAGACAGGTCTGAATCTGATTGGGGCGGATTGGCTCCAGAGATACTCATCAACATCATCTCAAGGCTCACAGTTCAGGAGCTATGGACGGGACCTATGTTCGTTCGAAAATCGTGGCTAACCGTTTGCAGAGATCCGTATCTCTGGTCTATCTTCGATCTTGAGCCATGGTTCGAGTCATATCCCGAGTCGACTCACTTGTGGTCCCCTGATTTCGAGCGAAAGGTAGACTTAATGCTCCGATCAGTCGTTGATTGGAGCGACGGTGGTCTCACCGAGATCCGCGTACGCCATTGCAGCGACTACGCTCTCTCTTACGCTGCCGATAG ATGTCCAAACCTACAGGTTCTTGCCATTAGAAGCAGTCCTAACGTGACAGACGCATCTATGACGAAGATAGCGTTTCGGTGTAGGAGTCTTAAGGAGATAGATATCAGTTACTGTCACGAGATATCTCACGACACTCTTGTGATGATTGGTAGAAACTGTCCTAACCTGAGTACCCTGAAACGCAATCTTATGGATTGGTCAGATTCTTCTAGACGCACTGGCTCTGTTCCTACAGAGTACGTAGACGCTTGTCCTCAAGACGGAGACACAGAAGCTGATGCGATTGGAAAACACATGATCAATCTAGAGCGGTTAGAGATTCAGTTCTCTAGATTATCTGTCAAGGGTCTTGCTTCGATATGCGAGGGTTGTCCCAAGCTAGAGTACTTGGACTTGTCTGGGTGTGTGCATTTGTCAAGCCGTGACATTGCAAACAATGTGTCACGAATTAAGCGGCTTAAGGAGGTGAAGAAGCCAGATGTGTATGTGCCAAGGTCAGGGGATGTGGCTCAGACAGAGAGGTATGGACACTGGAGACTATATGACGAGAGATTTGATATACAAGCCATGAGGTTCTGA
- the LOC104726356 gene encoding early nodulin-like protein 1: MSSSLMMCCCLLLLFSLLSEGREILVGGKSNTWSWKVPESTEETLNQWSERTRFKIGDTLLWKYNAENDSVLQVKEKDYERCDRSEPMRGYKDGHTKIELNRPGPFYFISGEEGHCQRGEKLRVVVLSPNHNRSVVDAPAPAPVNVVLSPNYNRSNVDAGAPLNAHITNKGNLNRAWSLLLLLLPLGLLV; this comes from the exons ATGTCTTCTTCACTTATGATGTGTTGTTGTTTACTTCTGTTGTTTAGTTTGTTGTCTGAAGGTAGAGAGATTCTGGTGGGAGGCAAGTCTAACACTTGGAGCTGGAAAGTTCCTGAATCTACAGAGGAAACACTAAACCAATGGTCAGAGAGAACAAGATTCAAAATTGGAGATACTCTTT TATGGAAATACAATGCGGAGAATGATTCAGTATTGCAAGTGAAGGAAAAAGATTACGAAAGGTGTGACAGATCAGAGCCAATGAGAGGATACAAAGATGGTCACACGAAGATAGAGCTGAATAGGCCAGGTCCTTTTTATTTCATAAGTGGGGAAGAAGGACATTGCCAAAGAGGAGAGAAGCTTCGTGTCGTCGTCTTGTCTCCAAACCACAACAGAAGCGTTGTTGATGCTCCTGCTCCTGCTCCTGTGAACGTCGTATTGTCTCCAAATTACAACAGAAGCAACGTTGATGCGGGTGCTCCTTTAAACGCTCATATCACAAACAAGGGAAACCTGAACAGAGCATggagtttgcttcttcttcttctcccattaGGCCTTTTGGTTTAG
- the LOC104726355 gene encoding uncharacterized protein LOC104726355: MNRTHGPSNPPNPFEDPKVRLRHHSLMQDYQELHMETEAMRKKLQTIREKKATLKAEVRFLRRRYRHLRQDQPQEIKKVRGRSNGGKKMRVEVSPNKRSEVETKHVSLPDLNHSGRDHDETKTSLQRKVPLFDLNQISGEEEEETEAVNNNQEKTRVEESSSCMRVSTSSIEMQQHQQQKLSSCRNGGNGSNKRKITWQDPVAALRV; this comes from the exons ATGAATCGAACTCACGGTCCCTCGAATCCTCCTAATCCCTTTGAGGATCCGAAGGTCAGGCTTAGGCATCACAGTCTTATGCAAGACTATCAAGAATTGCATATG GAAACCGAAGCAATGAGAAAAAAGTTACAGACAATACGAGAAAAAAAGGCAACATTAAAGGCCGAAGTCCG ATTCCTACGACGGAGATACAGACATTTGAGACAAGACCAGCCACAAGAAATTAAGAAAGTGAGAGGAAGATCAAATGGTGGGAAAAAGATGCGAGTAGAAGTGTCTCCTAACAAGAGAAGTGAAGTGGAAACTAAGCATGTTTCGCTTCCTGACTTAAACCACTCGGGAAGGGATCACGATGAAACCAAAACCAGTCTTCAAAGAAAAGTTCCATTATTTGATCTTAACCAGATCTCC ggagaagaagaggaagaaacagaggcAGTGAACAATAATCAAGAGAAGACGAGAGTGGAAGAAAGCAGTTCATGTATGAGAGTAAGTACTTCTAGCATTGAGATGCagcaacatcaacaacagaagcTATCGTCTTGCAGGAATGGTGGAAACGGTTCAAATAAGAGGAAGATCACATGGCAAGATCCTGTTGCAGCTCTCAGAGTCTAA
- the LOC104726354 gene encoding uncharacterized protein LOC104726354 yields MSVAEANHTEKEESLRLAIAVSLLRSKIQNRQSSSTSRCDATSETDALRWKQKAKERKKEIIKLHEDLKDAESAFHRDLFPANASCKCYFFENLGVFSGMRIGEASEARFNDVLRRRFLRLARIRSRKKSTQSSKRLRSSEPEYEEEAEHLRISIDFLLGLSEADSNATNFSNWSHQAVDFILASLKKLISMGRNLESIEELISSMITQLIARMCTPFKANEVKQLETSVGFYVQHLIRKLGSEQYIGQRAIFAISQRISILAENLLFMDPFDESFSEMDECLFILIQLIEFLICDHLLLWAENEAFETVMFEEWIGSVVHAKKAVAALEERNGLYLLYMDRVTGELAKRVGQITSFREVEPAILDKLLAYPE; encoded by the exons aTGAGCGTAGCTGAAGCAAATCACACGGAGAAGGAAGAGTCGCTGAGACTAGCGATCGCTGTTTCCCTACTCCGATCGAAGATCCAGAATCGTCAATCATCTTCTACTTCCCGTTGTGATGCTACCTCTGAAACTGATGCTCTTCGCTGGAAACAGAAG GCtaaggagaggaagaaagagattatCAAACTTCATGAAGATCTCAAGGATGCTGAAA GTGCTTTTCATCGTGATTTATTCCCAGCGAATGCTTCTTGCAAGTGTTATTTCTTTGAGAACTTGGGAGTATTCAGCGGTATGAGGATTGGAGAAGCCTCTGAAGCCAGATTTAACGATGTTCTTCGTCGTAGATTTCTCAGATTAG cGAGGATAAGGAGCAGAAAGAAATCAACTCAATCATCTAAAAGATTGCGGTCTTCAG AACCGGAATATGAAGAGGAAGCAGAACATCTAAGGATATCTATAGATTTTCTTCTCGGACTATCTGAAGCAGACTCCAAT GCGACTAATTTCAGCAATTGGTCACATCAGGCTGTAGATTTCATATTAG CTTCACTGAAGAAGCTGATATCGATGGGAAGGAACTTAGAATCTATTGAAGAATTAATCAGTTCCATGATTACACAGTTGATTGCAAGAATGTGCACTCCCTTTAAAGCAAATG AGGTGAAACAACTAGAAACAAGTGTTGGGTTTTATGTCCAGCATTTGATCCGTAAACTGGGAAGTGAACAATACATTGGACAGCGTGCAATATTTGCTATTTCTCAGAGAATATCCATTTTAGCAGAAAATTTGCTGTTTATGGACCCATTTGATGAATCATTCTCAGAGATGGATGAGTGCCTGTTTATACT GATACAGCTAATTGAGTTCCTGATATGTGATCATTTGTTGCTTTGGGCGGAGAATGAAGCATTTGAAACtg TTATGTTTGAGGAGTGGATAGGATCAGTAGTCCATGCGAAGAAAGCAGTAGCTGCTTTGGAGGAAAGAAACGGATTGTATCTTCTCTACATGGACAGAGTCACAGGGGAATTAGCTAAACGAGTTGGTCAGATCACATCTTTCCGGGAGGTGGAGCCAGCCATTTTGGACAAACTCTTAGCCTACCCAGAATGA